From the genome of SAR202 cluster bacterium, one region includes:
- a CDS encoding HAD family hydrolase: MTIRAVLIDVDNTMLDRAASVAKFVPIFRSEFAPRLGDVSDKAIAEVIGNIDESGALPRATFLSPLISDLPWRSKPTLGELIPFWTAVYPECAMPMPGLRKTLDAIKAMGLPIGAITNGWGDVQYKKIGMLGVRSYMKSITCAEQAGARKPDVRIFRKALASLGAKPEEAVHIGDNPDADIAGATGAGMTAIWLSGTCEWPKGAAPAKHTINRLEDALGIIKM, translated from the coding sequence GTGACAATTCGCGCTGTGCTCATCGATGTTGACAATACAATGCTTGACCGGGCGGCGAGCGTGGCGAAGTTCGTTCCCATATTCCGGTCGGAATTCGCGCCGAGGCTCGGCGATGTGTCCGACAAGGCGATTGCGGAAGTCATAGGGAATATTGACGAGAGCGGCGCGCTGCCACGCGCGACCTTCCTCTCGCCGCTGATCAGCGACCTGCCCTGGCGGTCGAAGCCGACCCTTGGCGAGCTCATCCCCTTCTGGACGGCGGTCTACCCGGAGTGCGCTATGCCGATGCCCGGCCTGCGCAAGACGCTGGACGCGATCAAAGCGATGGGGCTGCCGATCGGCGCGATCACCAACGGCTGGGGCGACGTGCAGTACAAGAAGATCGGGATGCTCGGAGTGCGCAGCTACATGAAGTCGATCACATGCGCCGAGCAGGCGGGCGCGCGCAAGCCGGACGTCCGTATCTTCCGCAAGGCGCTCGCCTCCCTGGGCGCGAAGCCGGAGGAGGCCGTGCACATCGGGGATAACCCGGACGCCGATATCGCGGGCGCGACGGGCGCTGGCATGACGGCGATCTGGCTGTCCGGGACGTGCGAATGGCCGAAGGGCGCCGCGCCGGCCAAGCACACCATCAACCGCCTGGAAGACGCGCTGGGGATAATCAAGATGTAG
- the rnc gene encoding ribonuclease III, whose product MPTVESLSAIPPGRTVVAKKHPLEQALGVKFKDKELLNVALTHGSYLNENPGADAEDNERLEFLGDAVLGMVIGDEFFNRYPAWTEGHLTQARSLLVRDDTLAIVADRLEMGRHLTMGKGEEAGGGRSRASNRAGAFEALVGALFLDQGFETAQKLVLKVMGHELSTIGSRLAVKNPKSVLQEAMQKGGKSTPTYSIVSVTGKDPNREWTAEVYVDGKVMGRGKGPKKAIAEQAAATEALKSLEQ is encoded by the coding sequence ATGCCAACCGTAGAATCCTTATCGGCAATCCCTCCCGGACGGACTGTTGTGGCCAAGAAACACCCTCTCGAGCAGGCGCTGGGCGTCAAGTTCAAGGACAAAGAGCTCCTGAACGTCGCCTTGACTCACGGCTCGTACCTGAACGAGAACCCCGGCGCGGACGCGGAGGACAACGAGCGCCTGGAATTCCTTGGCGATGCCGTGCTAGGAATGGTAATAGGCGACGAGTTTTTCAACAGATATCCAGCGTGGACGGAAGGCCACCTCACGCAGGCCCGATCGCTGCTTGTCCGCGACGACACGCTCGCGATTGTGGCGGACAGGCTGGAGATGGGCAGGCATCTGACCATGGGGAAGGGAGAGGAGGCTGGCGGCGGGCGAAGCAGGGCGTCAAACAGGGCGGGTGCATTCGAGGCGCTGGTGGGCGCGCTGTTCCTTGACCAGGGATTCGAGACGGCGCAGAAGCTCGTCCTCAAGGTCATGGGCCATGAGCTCTCGACGATTGGCTCGCGCCTGGCGGTCAAGAACCCCAAGTCGGTGCTGCAAGAGGCGATGCAAAAGGGCGGCAAGTCCACGCCTACGTACTCTATCGTTTCAGTGACGGGCAAGGACCCGAACCGCGAGTGGACAGCGGAAGTCTACGTGGACGGCAAGGTAATGGGCCGCGGCAAAGGCCCCAAGAAGGCAATCGCGGAGCAGGCCGCCGCCACCGAGGCGCTGAAGTCGCTGGAGCAATAG
- a CDS encoding glutamine synthetase → MADRDPEGIDYVLHKASENDVKFVRLWFTDILGNLKGVAITVEELEGALTRGMSFDGSSIEGWARSNESDMYALPDPTTFSILPWRPRTNAVARMFCDIISPGGEPFEGDPRAVLRRNINRAADMGFTYYVAPEIEYFYFKDSEGTMPLDEGGYFDQDPLDLATDLRRETVLTLEELGIPVEFSHHEVAPSQHEIDLRHTDALTMADTVMTYRIVVKEIAMKHGYYATFMPKPVFGINGSGMHIHQSLFRGDENAFYDANDPDKLSDVAKWFMAGLLKHAREITSVTNQWVNSYKRLVESEGGEPLGYEAPVYVTWANVNRSDLARVPSYKPGREASRRIEYRAPDPACNPYLAFSVMLAAGLEGIEKQYKLPPVAERNVFALTAGEREAMGIEMLPRSLGEAILLTEKSELVRKALGPRVFDSFIRNKKIEWDRYRRHVTDYEIKRYLPIL, encoded by the coding sequence ATGGCAGACAGGGACCCGGAGGGGATCGATTACGTCCTTCATAAGGCCAGTGAGAATGACGTCAAGTTCGTCAGGCTCTGGTTTACGGATATTCTGGGCAACCTGAAGGGCGTCGCGATAACGGTAGAGGAACTTGAAGGCGCCCTCACCCGCGGCATGAGCTTCGACGGGTCCTCCATCGAGGGCTGGGCGCGCTCCAACGAGAGCGACATGTACGCCCTTCCCGATCCCACCACGTTCAGCATCCTCCCATGGCGCCCCCGCACCAACGCTGTCGCCAGGATGTTCTGCGATATCATCTCCCCCGGCGGCGAGCCGTTCGAGGGCGACCCCCGCGCCGTCCTGCGCCGCAACATCAACCGCGCCGCGGACATGGGCTTCACCTACTACGTCGCGCCGGAGATCGAGTACTTCTACTTCAAGGACTCCGAGGGCACAATGCCCCTGGACGAAGGCGGCTACTTCGACCAGGACCCTCTCGACCTGGCGACCGACCTTCGCCGCGAGACCGTACTTACACTTGAAGAGCTCGGCATACCGGTCGAGTTCAGCCACCACGAGGTCGCCCCCAGCCAGCACGAGATCGACCTCCGCCACACCGACGCGCTCACGATGGCCGATACGGTCATGACCTACCGCATCGTCGTCAAAGAGATCGCGATGAAGCACGGGTACTACGCAACGTTCATGCCCAAGCCTGTCTTCGGCATCAACGGCAGCGGCATGCACATCCACCAGTCGCTCTTCCGCGGGGACGAGAACGCCTTCTACGACGCCAACGACCCGGACAAGTTGTCCGACGTCGCAAAGTGGTTCATGGCAGGCCTGCTCAAGCACGCGCGGGAGATCACCTCTGTCACCAACCAGTGGGTGAACTCCTACAAGCGCCTTGTGGAGAGCGAGGGCGGCGAGCCTCTTGGCTACGAGGCGCCGGTGTACGTCACCTGGGCGAACGTGAACCGATCAGACCTTGCGCGCGTCCCTTCGTACAAGCCTGGACGGGAGGCTTCCCGCCGCATCGAGTACCGCGCGCCGGACCCGGCGTGCAACCCGTACCTGGCCTTCAGCGTGATGCTGGCGGCGGGGCTGGAAGGCATTGAAAAGCAGTACAAGCTACCTCCCGTGGCCGAGCGCAACGTCTTTGCGCTTACGGCGGGGGAGCGCGAGGCGATGGGCATTGAGATGCTGCCGCGCAGCCTCGGCGAGGCGATCCTCCTTACGGAGAAGAGCGAGCTCGTTCGCAAGGCCCTGGGGCCGAGGGTGTTCGACAGCTTCATACGCAACAAGAAGATAGAGTGGGACCGGTACCGACGACACGTTACCGACTACGAGATCAAGCGGTACCTTCCAATACTCTAG